TTAGTGGGGCCACGCACGACATTGCTGGCGATGGGGTGTACATGTCCGAGCTGAGCGCAACCCAGCAGGCTAAGTATATCGGATGGCAGGGGGCTTTTTACAACCTGGCTAAGATTCTTGCTTCAGGAGGTTTGGTTTACTTTGCCGGATTCCTTAAGGAGTCGATGGGCGTTGTGCATGCATGGATGATAATAATGGCAATAAGTGCTGCTGTTATGGCCTTGTTAGGCTTGTATCATATAAGGATGCTACCCTCTGGTGGTGTTCCTGCCCAAAAACAGTCGGCAAGTAGCTCAATGAAAACCTTGTGGGAGGTGCTTCGTTCCTTCTTCACCAAAAAGAATATTGTTTGGTATATATGTTTTATCATTTTATACCGATTTGCAGAGGGGTTTGCCATGAAAATAGTGCCGTTGTTCCTAAAAGCACCTGTTGCCATTGGCGGTTTAGGGCTCGACGTAAAGGATATCGGTTTAATCTATGGGACTTACGGTGCCGCAGCCTTCATTCTCGGCTCAATCTTAGCAGGATACTACATCTCCTCGTTTGGTTTACGAAAGGTGCTTTTCTCTCTTTGCTGCGTGTTCAACATTCCGTTTGTGGTTTACTGGCTTTTGGCGCTTTACCAGCCAACTAGCTTGTGGACTATAGGTGCTGCGGTGGTGTTCGAATACCTAGGATATGGTTTTGGATTCGTTGGCTTAATGCTCTTTATGATGCAGCAGGTGGCCCGAGGCCCTCACCAAATGGCGCACTACGCTTTTGCCACTGGTATCATGAATTTGGGAGTGATGATTCCCGGTATGCTAAGCGGCTGGTTGAGCGACATGCTCGGCTACCACGATTTCTTTATTTGGGTTCTTATTGCAACTATCCCCGCTTTCCTTGTTACTTGGTTGGTACCATTTACCTATGCCGATAATGGCGAACCATTGAAGAAGGATCAAAATGTTGCTGCAAGCAGTGCAATTGAGTAACTAATATAGATATTAATATGAGTCAGAATGTAATGATGCCTTGGGAAGATCGTCCTGAGGGCTCGAAAGAGGTGGTTTGGCGCTATTCGCAGAATCCTATTATTCCTCGCGATTTGCTGCCAACTTCGAATAGCATTTTTAACAGCGCCGTTGTACGCTTTGGTAATGGCTATGCAGGCGTTTTCCGCTGCGACGATACCAACCGCCGCATGCGCCTACACGTAGGTTTTAGCGACGATGCCATCAATTGGCGTATTAACG
The sequence above is a segment of the Alistipes sp. ZOR0009 genome. Coding sequences within it:
- a CDS encoding MFS transporter, with translation MSKSSKSPQFWVPTVYFAMGLPFVALSTVSVLMFSDMNISNTQIAFWTSLIMLPWTLKPLWSPLLEIFKTKKFFVVATQLVSAIAFALIALSLPLPAFFTYAIALMGVVAFSGATHDIAGDGVYMSELSATQQAKYIGWQGAFYNLAKILASGGLVYFAGFLKESMGVVHAWMIIMAISAAVMALLGLYHIRMLPSGGVPAQKQSASSSMKTLWEVLRSFFTKKNIVWYICFIILYRFAEGFAMKIVPLFLKAPVAIGGLGLDVKDIGLIYGTYGAAAFILGSILAGYYISSFGLRKVLFSLCCVFNIPFVVYWLLALYQPTSLWTIGAAVVFEYLGYGFGFVGLMLFMMQQVARGPHQMAHYAFATGIMNLGVMIPGMLSGWLSDMLGYHDFFIWVLIATIPAFLVTWLVPFTYADNGEPLKKDQNVAASSAIE